The following proteins come from a genomic window of Polaribacter dokdonensis:
- a CDS encoding RidA family protein, giving the protein MADKKVTPRGAYPHVKVVGDFIFVSGTSSRRADNSIAGVDIIDEMGTKRLNAETQTREVLKNIDKNLKTVGASLKDVVDVSSFLVNMNDFAGYNKAYAEFFDKETGPTRTTVAVHQLPHPDLVVEIKVTAYKKKD; this is encoded by the coding sequence ATGGCAGATAAAAAGGTAACACCAAGAGGCGCTTATCCTCATGTAAAAGTTGTAGGCGATTTTATTTTTGTATCTGGTACTAGTTCTAGAAGAGCAGATAATTCCATAGCAGGTGTAGATATTATAGATGAAATGGGTACTAAAAGATTAAATGCAGAAACACAGACTAGAGAAGTTTTAAAAAATATAGATAAAAACTTAAAAACTGTTGGTGCTAGTTTAAAAGATGTAGTAGATGTTTCTTCCTTTCTTGTAAACATGAACGATTTTGCAGGATATAACAAAGCCTATGCAGAGTTTTTTGATAAAGAAACAGGGCCTACAAGAACAACAGTTGCAGTGCATCAATTGCCACATCCAGATTTGGTAGTTGAGATAAAAGTAACTGCTTATAAAAAAAAGGACTAA
- the serA gene encoding phosphoglycerate dehydrogenase, with amino-acid sequence MSTTKRNYIFDFDSTLTRVEALDVLAEITLENNPKKEEIIQEIIDITNLGIDGEISFTESLERRIKLLEANEADLSQLITDLKKQVSSSIERNKEFFELYSNDIYVISCGFKEFIDPIVKEYNIPSERVFANTFKFASDGKIVGFDDENPLSQHNGKIQCLKDMNLDGEIQVIGDGYSDYVTREAGVADKFFAYTENVSRDKTTENADYIAPNLDEFLYVNDLTRNISYPKNRIKILLLENVHSDAFDKLSKDGFSVETISKSLSEDELIEKIKDVHVLGIRSKTNVTQKVVDAAEKLMVVSAFCIGTKQIDLEACKEKGIVVFNAPYSNTRSVVELAIGEIIMLMRSVFQRSTEIHNGQWRKTAEGSREVRGKKLGIVGYGNIGSQLSILAEALGMDVYYYDVEDKLALGNATKLDTLEELLSISDAVSLHVDDNAANKNFFGEKEIAQMKDGAHLVNLSRGFVLDIPALVEALKSGKLAGAAVDVYPEEPRKNGVFLTELKGLDNVILTPHVGGSTEEAQRDIADFVPNKIMAYINSGNTVDAVNFPNIRLPRQTNAHRFLHIHKNKSGVMAKINEILAQYDLNITGQYLSTDPKVGYVITDLDKEYNKEVIEKLRNVEGTIKFRVLY; translated from the coding sequence ATGAGCACTACAAAAAGAAACTATATTTTCGATTTTGATAGCACTTTAACAAGAGTAGAAGCTTTAGATGTTTTAGCAGAAATTACGCTAGAAAACAATCCAAAGAAAGAAGAAATTATTCAAGAAATCATAGACATTACTAATCTTGGTATTGATGGTGAAATTTCTTTTACAGAGTCTTTAGAAAGAAGAATTAAGCTGTTAGAAGCAAATGAAGCAGATTTATCTCAGTTAATTACAGATTTAAAAAAGCAGGTATCCTCTTCTATAGAAAGAAATAAAGAATTTTTTGAGCTATATTCAAACGATATTTATGTAATTTCTTGTGGTTTTAAAGAATTTATAGATCCAATTGTAAAAGAATATAACATTCCTTCAGAAAGAGTTTTTGCAAATACATTTAAATTTGCAAGTGATGGAAAAATTGTTGGTTTTGATGATGAAAATCCATTATCACAACATAATGGAAAAATTCAATGTTTAAAAGACATGAATTTAGATGGAGAGATACAGGTTATTGGAGATGGTTATAGTGATTATGTAACTCGTGAAGCAGGAGTTGCAGATAAGTTTTTTGCATACACAGAAAATGTATCCAGAGATAAAACAACAGAAAATGCAGATTATATTGCACCTAATTTAGATGAATTTTTATACGTAAACGATTTGACACGAAATATATCTTACCCAAAGAACAGAATTAAAATTTTACTTCTTGAAAACGTACACTCAGATGCATTTGATAAACTATCCAAAGATGGTTTTTCTGTAGAAACAATTTCTAAAAGTTTGTCTGAAGACGAGTTAATTGAAAAAATTAAAGATGTTCACGTTTTAGGAATTCGATCTAAAACCAATGTTACTCAAAAAGTAGTAGATGCTGCAGAAAAGTTAATGGTGGTAAGTGCATTCTGTATTGGAACCAAACAAATTGATTTAGAAGCTTGTAAAGAAAAAGGAATTGTTGTTTTTAATGCGCCTTATAGTAATACACGTTCTGTAGTTGAGTTAGCTATTGGTGAAATTATAATGTTAATGCGTTCTGTTTTTCAGAGAAGTACAGAAATTCATAATGGTCAATGGAGAAAAACAGCAGAAGGTTCTAGAGAAGTTCGTGGTAAAAAACTAGGTATTGTTGGTTATGGAAACATCGGTTCTCAACTATCAATCTTGGCAGAAGCTTTAGGAATGGATGTTTATTATTATGATGTTGAAGATAAGTTAGCTTTAGGTAATGCTACCAAATTAGATACCTTAGAAGAATTGTTGTCTATTTCTGATGCAGTTAGTTTACATGTTGATGATAATGCAGCCAATAAAAATTTCTTTGGAGAGAAAGAAATAGCGCAAATGAAAGATGGTGCACATTTAGTAAATTTATCTAGAGGATTTGTGTTAGATATTCCAGCTTTGGTAGAGGCTCTAAAAAGTGGGAAATTAGCAGGAGCTGCTGTAGATGTCTATCCAGAGGAACCAAGAAAAAATGGTGTATTCTTAACAGAATTAAAAGGCTTAGATAATGTAATTTTAACACCACATGTTGGTGGTAGCACAGAAGAGGCTCAAAGAGATATTGCAGATTTTGTACCTAATAAAATTATGGCATACATAAACTCAGGTAATACTGTAGATGCTGTAAACTTTCCAAATATTCGTTTGCCTAGACAAACAAATGCACATCGTTTTTTACATATTCATAAAAACAAGTCTGGAGTTATGGCTAAGATTAATGAGATTTTAGCTCAATATGATTTAAATATTACTGGTCAATATTTATCTACAGATCCAAAAGTGGGTTATGTAATTACAGATTTAGATAAAGAATATAATAAAGAAGTGATAGAAAAATTAAGAAATGTAGAAGGTACAATTAAGTTTAGAGTTCTATATTAA
- a CDS encoding C40 family peptidase yields the protein MNFDKKLFYFIAILFISCNNNSLLVTGLQGVNESIKEQYAPDKRVAIYDIEVDYDNDKIIVSGETDSKIGYQKLLDSLKSLDIDFLNKIRVLPDTVIGNEMYAIGNNSVLNIRSEPKHSAELGTQGLLGMPLKVLDKNGDFYRIQTPDGYISWVDKGGIHRMNKGEFDNWSNSKKIIYTNSAGFVYDSIATTNGIISDIALGGILKYISENRNTYEVEYPDKRKGFVKKDEAKVLTEWLANTTATQESIEKTAKSMLGFPYLWGGTSSKGMDCSGFTKMTYLLNGFVIPRDASQQINAGKIVDNDLDFSDLQKGDLLFFGTKAKEDKKQRVVHVGIWLGNDKMEFIHSSGNVHISSMDENNALFDEMNKNRYLGSRRYLGVKDQNIIDLKDELEL from the coding sequence ATGAATTTTGATAAAAAACTCTTTTATTTTATTGCAATTTTATTTATTTCTTGCAATAATAATTCTTTATTAGTTACTGGTTTACAAGGTGTAAACGAAAGTATTAAAGAGCAATATGCTCCAGACAAAAGAGTAGCAATTTATGATATTGAAGTAGATTATGATAATGATAAAATTATTGTGAGTGGTGAAACTGATTCTAAAATAGGTTATCAAAAATTGCTAGATAGTTTAAAGAGTTTAGACATCGATTTTTTAAACAAAATTCGTGTTTTACCAGACACAGTTATTGGAAACGAAATGTATGCTATAGGTAATAACTCTGTATTAAACATAAGGTCTGAACCTAAACATTCAGCTGAATTAGGTACACAAGGATTGTTAGGAATGCCATTAAAAGTATTAGATAAAAACGGAGATTTTTACAGAATACAAACTCCTGATGGTTATATTTCTTGGGTTGATAAAGGAGGAATTCACAGAATGAACAAAGGCGAATTCGATAATTGGTCTAATTCTAAAAAGATTATTTACACAAATTCAGCTGGTTTTGTGTATGACAGCATTGCAACAACAAATGGGATAATTTCGGACATTGCTCTTGGAGGTATTTTAAAATACATTTCTGAAAACAGAAATACTTATGAGGTAGAATATCCAGATAAAAGAAAAGGTTTTGTTAAGAAAGACGAGGCTAAAGTTTTAACTGAATGGTTAGCAAATACAACAGCAACCCAAGAAAGTATAGAAAAAACAGCTAAATCTATGTTGGGATTCCCTTATTTATGGGGAGGAACCTCTAGCAAAGGAATGGATTGCAGTGGTTTTACAAAAATGACTTATTTATTAAATGGTTTTGTTATTCCTAGAGATGCATCTCAACAAATAAATGCAGGAAAAATTGTTGACAATGATTTAGATTTTTCTGACCTACAAAAAGGTGATTTACTGTTTTTTGGCACAAAAGCTAAAGAAGATAAAAAGCAAAGAGTTGTACATGTAGGCATTTGGCTAGGTAATGATAAAATGGAATTTATTCATTCTTCAGGAAATGTACATATAAGTTCTATGGATGAGAATAACGCTCTATTTGATGAAATGAACAAAAATAGATATCTAGGAAGTAGACGTTACTTAGGTGTTAAAGACCAAAATATAATCGACTTAAAAGATGAATTAGAATTATAA
- the gcvP gene encoding aminomethyl-transferring glycine dehydrogenase yields the protein MNTNSFQLRHIGPSNKEQETMLKAIKADSLEQLINETVPDNIRLKDDLDLAPAMSEYEYLAHIKELSEKNKVFKSYIGLGYHEAIVPSVIQRNILENPGWYTAYTPYQAEIAQGRLEALLNYQTMICDLTGMELANASLLDESTAAAEAMALLFDVRERAKKKAGANKFFVSEEILPQTLSLLQTRSTPIGIELIVGNHKEFTFDDDFFGAILQYPGKLGQIFDYEEFVAKANNNNIKVAVAADILSLVKLKAPGEFGASVVVGTTQRFGIPLGYGGPHAAFFATKEAYKRSIPGRIIGVTKDMNGKRALRMALQTREQHIKRERATSNICTAQVLLAVMAGMYAVYHGKDGIQYIADTVHNKTKLVADYLEKAGFKQLNSSYFDTLLIEIEEARLKPVAESFKVNFNYVSDNLVSLSINEATTEKDLMNLFTLFGQLKKRPNPVKEENYDSFSRILTQEPFHSDFEVIADKVARNTSFLDNEIFNTYQSETDMMRYIKKLERKDLALNHSMISLGSCTMKLNAASEMLPLSNPQWGNIHPFVPLYQARGYQEVLKKLEHQLNIITGFAGTSLQPNSGAQGEFAGLMTIRAYHQSRGESHRNICIIPASAHGTNPASAVMAGMKVIVTKTAENGNIDVADLREKAEKHSDNLAALMVTYPSTHGVFESEIQEITKIIHDHGGQVYMDGANMNAQVGLTNPATIGADVCHLNLHKTFAIPHGGGGPGVGPICVAPQLVPFLPTNPIIETGGDKAITGISAAPWGSALACLISYGYITMLGFRGLTNSTKNAILNANYIKERLDGHYDTLYTGEKGRAAHEMIIDCRDFKQNGIEVVDIAKRLMDYGFHAPTVSFPVNGTMMIEPTESESLAELDRFCDAMIAIREEIKIADKEDANNPLKNAPHTQEMLTNDEWDFPYSRKQAAFPLEYIADNKFWPTVRRVDDAYGDRNLICSCNPIEDYM from the coding sequence ATGAACACTAATTCGTTTCAATTAAGACACATTGGTCCTAGTAATAAGGAGCAAGAAACAATGTTAAAAGCTATTAAAGCAGATAGTTTAGAGCAATTAATTAATGAAACTGTGCCAGATAATATTCGTTTAAAAGACGATTTAGATTTAGCACCAGCCATGAGTGAATATGAGTACTTAGCTCATATTAAAGAACTTTCTGAGAAAAATAAAGTTTTTAAAAGCTACATAGGTTTAGGTTATCATGAAGCAATAGTGCCAAGTGTTATACAACGTAACATTTTAGAAAATCCAGGTTGGTATACAGCTTACACTCCTTACCAAGCAGAAATTGCTCAAGGAAGGTTAGAAGCACTATTGAATTACCAAACTATGATATGTGATTTAACAGGTATGGAATTGGCTAATGCTTCTTTATTAGATGAAAGTACAGCAGCTGCAGAGGCTATGGCTTTGCTTTTTGATGTAAGAGAGCGTGCAAAGAAAAAGGCAGGAGCCAACAAGTTTTTTGTTTCTGAAGAAATTTTACCTCAGACCTTATCATTATTACAAACTAGATCAACACCAATTGGAATTGAATTAATTGTAGGTAATCATAAAGAATTTACTTTTGATGATGATTTCTTTGGTGCAATTTTACAGTATCCAGGAAAATTAGGTCAAATATTTGATTACGAAGAGTTTGTTGCTAAGGCAAACAATAATAATATTAAAGTAGCTGTTGCTGCAGATATTTTATCATTAGTAAAATTAAAAGCGCCAGGTGAATTTGGTGCGTCTGTAGTTGTAGGTACAACTCAACGTTTTGGAATTCCATTAGGTTATGGAGGACCTCATGCAGCCTTTTTTGCTACGAAAGAAGCTTATAAAAGAAGTATTCCTGGTAGAATTATTGGAGTAACTAAAGATATGAATGGTAAGCGTGCCTTAAGAATGGCATTGCAAACTAGAGAACAACATATTAAACGTGAAAGAGCAACATCTAACATTTGTACTGCTCAAGTTTTATTAGCAGTTATGGCTGGTATGTACGCAGTTTATCATGGTAAAGATGGTATTCAATACATTGCAGATACTGTACACAACAAAACAAAATTAGTTGCAGACTATTTAGAAAAAGCAGGGTTTAAGCAATTAAATTCTTCTTATTTTGATACACTATTAATTGAAATTGAAGAAGCAAGATTAAAACCTGTTGCTGAGTCGTTTAAAGTAAACTTTAATTATGTTTCAGATAATTTAGTATCATTATCTATAAATGAAGCAACGACTGAGAAAGACTTAATGAACTTATTTACATTATTTGGCCAGTTAAAAAAGCGTCCAAATCCTGTAAAAGAAGAAAATTACGATAGCTTCTCAAGAATATTAACTCAAGAACCATTTCATTCTGATTTTGAAGTAATTGCAGATAAAGTTGCAAGAAATACTTCGTTCTTAGATAATGAAATCTTTAACACGTATCAATCTGAGACAGACATGATGCGTTACATTAAAAAATTAGAGCGTAAAGATTTGGCTTTAAATCATTCTATGATTTCTTTAGGATCTTGTACAATGAAATTAAATGCGGCCTCTGAAATGCTACCTTTAAGTAATCCTCAATGGGGAAATATTCACCCATTTGTGCCTTTATACCAGGCAAGAGGTTACCAAGAAGTATTAAAGAAATTAGAACATCAGTTAAATATTATTACTGGTTTTGCAGGTACATCTTTACAACCAAATTCTGGTGCACAAGGTGAGTTTGCTGGTTTAATGACTATTAGAGCTTACCACCAATCAAGAGGCGAATCGCATAGAAATATTTGTATCATTCCTGCTTCTGCACATGGTACAAACCCTGCTTCTGCTGTAATGGCTGGTATGAAAGTTATCGTAACTAAAACTGCAGAAAATGGAAATATTGATGTTGCTGATTTAAGAGAAAAAGCTGAAAAGCATTCTGATAATTTAGCTGCTTTAATGGTTACATACCCATCTACTCATGGAGTATTTGAAAGCGAAATTCAGGAAATCACTAAAATTATTCATGATCATGGAGGTCAGGTTTATATGGATGGTGCAAATATGAATGCTCAAGTTGGTTTAACAAACCCTGCAACTATTGGTGCAGATGTTTGTCACTTGAATTTACATAAAACATTTGCAATTCCACATGGTGGAGGTGGTCCTGGAGTTGGCCCTATTTGTGTTGCTCCACAACTAGTGCCATTCTTACCAACAAATCCAATCATTGAAACAGGAGGAGATAAAGCAATTACAGGTATTTCTGCAGCTCCTTGGGGTTCTGCATTAGCTTGTTTAATCTCTTATGGATACATTACAATGCTTGGCTTTAGAGGATTAACAAACTCAACTAAAAATGCTATTTTAAATGCAAACTATATTAAAGAACGTTTAGATGGTCATTATGATACCTTATATACAGGTGAAAAAGGTAGAGCTGCCCATGAAATGATTATTGATTGTAGAGATTTTAAACAAAATGGAATTGAAGTAGTAGATATCGCTAAACGTTTAATGGATTATGGTTTTCATGCTCCAACAGTTTCTTTCCCTGTAAATGGAACAATGATGATTGAACCTACTGAATCTGAGAGTTTAGCTGAGTTAGACCGTTTTTGTGATGCCATGATTGCTATTCGTGAAGAGATTAAAATTGCCGACAAAGAAGATGCAAATAATCCTCTTAAAAATGCACCTCACACTCAAGAAATGCTAACTAATGATGAATGGGATTTCCCTTATTCTAGAAAGCAAGCTGCTTTTCCATTAGAATATATAGCAGACAATAAATTTTGGCCAACTGTAAGAAGAGTTGATGACGCTTATGGTGATAGAAATTTAATATGTTCTTGTAATCCTATAGAAGATTATATGTAA
- a CDS encoding DUF1697 domain-containing protein, whose amino-acid sequence MNKFIVLLRGINVSGKNKILMSDLRDLLKDLGFKNVKTYIQSGNIILNSEKTKSEVCKIIQEGIFKKFDLHIHAIARTLAELKTTINNYPFSSTNDKIVAFTFLNKCITLKTINISNIGQDKYQINKDIVYLYCPSGFGKTKLTNNIMEKKLDVIATTRNLKTTLKLTELAE is encoded by the coding sequence ATGAATAAATTTATTGTTTTACTTCGTGGAATAAACGTATCTGGCAAAAATAAAATCTTGATGTCTGATTTACGTGATTTATTAAAAGACTTAGGTTTTAAAAATGTTAAAACGTATATTCAGAGTGGTAATATAATTTTAAATTCAGAAAAAACTAAATCAGAAGTTTGTAAAATTATTCAAGAAGGTATTTTTAAAAAATTTGATTTACATATTCATGCAATTGCAAGAACACTTGCAGAATTAAAAACTACAATTAATAATTATCCATTTTCAAGTACAAATGACAAAATAGTAGCATTTACATTTCTAAATAAATGTATAACTTTAAAAACAATTAATATTAGTAATATAGGACAAGATAAGTATCAAATAAATAAAGATATAGTGTATTTATACTGTCCTTCAGGTTTTGGTAAAACCAAACTAACTAACAATATAATGGAGAAAAAATTAGATGTAATTGCTACAACAAGAAATTTAAAAACAACATTAAAATTAACAGAATTGGCTGAATAA
- a CDS encoding FAD-dependent oxidoreductase: protein MNKDDKILIIGAGLCGSLLALRLAQRGYKIELFESRPDLRKVDISAGRSINLALSDRGLKGLELCGVVEKAKSICIPMLGRQMHDVKGNTFDSKYSGREGEYINSISRGDLNAILLDEVDSHENVNIHFNKKCIDVDLDETRIQFYDYKTKKEFSVIGDVIFGADGAGSILRKHYISERKFLFSYSQNYLTHGYKELEIPADENGKNQLSKGHLHIWPRGDFMLIALPNMDGSFTVTLFLSYDEGEYSFANLTSEEKITEFFEKEFPDALALIPNIKEEFLNNPTGFLGTVKCSPWSYQNKTLLIGDASHAIVPFYGQGMNASFEDVYVFDGILNMGLNTWQEVFKAFEKERKKDTDAIADLAVDNFHEMKDHVANPLFKEKRKIEMDLEEHFPEEYFSKYAMVTFKEDIPYSEAMKKGRAQDKALLNLIADDEINTHLRMSKDELKQILKTIKEETNEILQEDKIAGL, encoded by the coding sequence ATGAATAAAGATGATAAAATACTTATAATTGGAGCTGGCTTGTGTGGAAGTCTTCTAGCACTTCGTTTAGCACAAAGAGGGTACAAAATTGAGTTGTTTGAAAGCAGACCAGATTTACGTAAAGTAGATATTTCTGCTGGTAGATCTATAAATTTAGCCTTATCAGATAGAGGATTAAAAGGTTTAGAATTGTGTGGAGTTGTAGAAAAAGCAAAGTCAATTTGTATACCAATGTTAGGTAGACAAATGCATGATGTTAAAGGCAACACTTTTGATTCTAAGTATTCAGGAAGAGAAGGTGAATATATTAATTCAATTTCTAGAGGAGATCTAAATGCAATACTATTAGATGAGGTAGATTCACATGAAAATGTGAATATCCATTTTAATAAAAAATGTATAGATGTAGATTTAGATGAAACTCGTATTCAGTTTTACGATTACAAAACAAAAAAAGAATTTTCAGTAATTGGAGATGTTATTTTTGGTGCAGATGGTGCTGGCTCTATTTTACGAAAGCACTATATTTCTGAACGTAAATTTTTGTTTAGCTATTCACAAAATTATTTAACTCATGGTTATAAAGAGTTAGAAATTCCTGCTGATGAAAATGGTAAAAACCAATTAAGTAAGGGGCACTTGCACATTTGGCCTAGAGGAGATTTTATGTTAATTGCCTTACCAAATATGGATGGTAGCTTTACAGTAACTTTATTTCTAAGTTATGATGAAGGTGAGTATAGTTTTGCTAATTTAACCAGTGAAGAAAAAATTACAGAATTTTTTGAAAAGGAATTTCCAGATGCATTAGCATTAATACCAAATATAAAAGAGGAGTTTCTGAACAATCCAACAGGATTTTTAGGTACAGTAAAATGTTCTCCTTGGAGTTATCAAAACAAAACCCTTTTAATAGGTGATGCCTCTCATGCAATTGTGCCATTTTATGGTCAAGGAATGAATGCTTCTTTCGAAGATGTTTATGTCTTTGATGGCATTTTAAATATGGGATTAAATACTTGGCAAGAAGTTTTTAAAGCTTTTGAAAAAGAGCGTAAAAAAGATACAGATGCAATTGCAGATTTGGCAGTAGATAATTTTCATGAAATGAAAGACCATGTTGCAAATCCGCTTTTTAAAGAAAAACGAAAAATTGAAATGGACTTAGAAGAGCATTTTCCTGAAGAATACTTTTCTAAATATGCCATGGTTACATTTAAAGAAGATATACCTTATAGTGAAGCTATGAAAAAAGGTAGAGCACAAGACAAAGCATTATTAAATTTAATTGCAGATGATGAAATTAATACTCATTTAAGAATGTCTAAAGATGAGTTAAAACAAATTTTAAAAACAATTAAAGAAGAAACAAACGAAATTTTACAAGAAGATAAAATAGCAGGTTTGTAA
- the kynU gene encoding kynureninase, translated as MQYKNTLEFAKKLDSEDQLASYRYQFHIPQDKQGNDWLYFTGNSLGLQPKKAKEYINVELQDWAEKGVEGHFDGENPWVTYPESLSKMMAKVVGAKPLEVIIMDTLTANLHFLMVSFYRPTKKRYKILIESDAFPSDRYAVQSQLKFHGFSEEDLIYWSPPKGKDLLEINDLENILEEQGHEIALVLIGGVNYYTGQRFDFKKIAELGHAKGCVVGIDLAHGAGNIQPDLHESGVDFAAWCTYKYLNSGPGSLSGIFVHEKHAHNTELPRFAGWWNHNKETRFNMRLPFDVMAGAEGWQLSNPPILAMAPIKASLEMFEEVGMDALREKSIKLTGFMEFLFQELGSDAVSIITPINPTERGCQLSIQVKNADKSLHQKLMDKHIITDWREPNVIRCAPAPMYNSFEDVYKMVSILKEILKDY; from the coding sequence ATGCAATATAAAAATACATTAGAATTCGCTAAAAAATTAGATAGCGAAGATCAATTGGCTTCATATAGATATCAATTTCATATACCACAAGATAAACAGGGAAATGACTGGCTATATTTTACAGGAAACTCTTTAGGGTTGCAGCCCAAGAAAGCAAAAGAATATATAAATGTAGAATTGCAAGATTGGGCAGAAAAGGGTGTAGAAGGTCATTTTGATGGTGAGAATCCTTGGGTAACATATCCTGAGTCATTATCTAAAATGATGGCAAAAGTTGTTGGTGCAAAACCATTAGAAGTTATTATAATGGACACACTTACAGCAAACCTTCATTTTTTAATGGTTTCTTTTTACAGACCTACTAAAAAAAGATATAAGATATTAATTGAGAGTGATGCTTTTCCATCAGACAGATATGCTGTACAATCGCAATTAAAATTCCATGGTTTTTCTGAAGAGGATTTAATTTATTGGTCTCCTCCAAAAGGTAAAGATCTTTTAGAAATAAATGATTTAGAGAATATTCTAGAAGAACAAGGTCATGAAATAGCACTTGTACTTATAGGTGGTGTAAATTATTATACAGGGCAAAGATTCGATTTTAAGAAGATAGCAGAACTTGGTCATGCTAAAGGATGTGTAGTTGGAATTGATTTAGCTCATGGAGCAGGAAACATTCAGCCAGATTTACATGAGTCTGGAGTAGATTTTGCTGCTTGGTGTACCTATAAATACTTAAACTCAGGTCCTGGAAGTTTATCAGGTATTTTCGTTCACGAGAAACACGCACATAATACTGAATTACCACGTTTTGCAGGTTGGTGGAATCACAATAAAGAAACGCGTTTTAATATGCGTTTGCCTTTCGATGTTATGGCTGGAGCAGAAGGTTGGCAATTGAGTAATCCTCCAATTTTGGCAATGGCTCCAATAAAAGCTTCTTTAGAGATGTTTGAAGAAGTTGGTATGGATGCTTTAAGAGAAAAATCGATAAAACTTACAGGTTTTATGGAATTTCTTTTTCAAGAATTGGGTTCAGATGCAGTGTCTATAATAACACCTATAAACCCAACAGAAAGAGGTTGTCAGTTATCAATACAAGTAAAAAATGCTGATAAAAGTTTACATCAAAAGTTAATGGATAAACACATTATTACAGATTGGCGCGAACCAAATGTAATAAGATGTGCACCTGCACCTATGTATAATAGTTTTGAGGATGTATATAAAATGGTATCTATACTTAAAGAGATTCTAAAGGATTATTAA
- a CDS encoding UbiA family prenyltransferase, with protein sequence MRFLKIVFDFYLNASIHVAFAVFAFLKITEIYFDLPFNQNLDYFIFFGTITGYNFVKYAGVAKLHHRSLTDSLKVIQVFSLICFLLMCYYAYQIKIETLIISIPFNILTILYAVPFLSGLSKNLRQISYLKIIIVAFVWAGFTVLLPLVDAEVSVDVNPIIIFLQRFLFVVVLILPFDIRDVKYDAISLQTIPKKIGVNQTKRLGLLLLILSLILEYLFPSSSRLNTPFMLFFFLVIIFLMRSKIEQRKYYSSFWVESLPIIWWLFLLGFLNF encoded by the coding sequence ATGAGGTTTCTTAAAATTGTTTTCGATTTTTACTTAAATGCAAGTATTCATGTGGCTTTTGCTGTGTTTGCTTTTTTAAAAATCACCGAAATTTATTTTGATTTGCCTTTCAATCAAAATTTAGATTATTTTATATTTTTTGGTACTATTACAGGTTACAATTTTGTAAAATATGCAGGAGTTGCCAAACTGCATCATAGAAGCCTAACAGATAGCTTAAAAGTAATACAGGTTTTTTCTTTAATATGCTTTTTGTTGATGTGCTATTATGCTTACCAAATTAAAATTGAAACTTTAATTATTTCTATACCATTTAATATACTTACCATTTTGTATGCAGTACCTTTTTTAAGTGGCTTATCTAAAAATTTAAGGCAGATTAGTTATTTAAAAATAATTATAGTGGCCTTTGTTTGGGCAGGTTTTACAGTATTATTGCCTCTTGTAGATGCAGAGGTTTCTGTTGATGTGAATCCTATAATTATATTTTTACAACGATTTTTATTTGTAGTAGTTTTAATTTTACCTTTTGATATTAGAGATGTAAAATACGATGCTATTTCACTACAAACAATTCCCAAAAAAATAGGAGTAAATCAAACTAAAAGACTTGGCTTGCTACTTTTAATTTTATCATTAATTTTAGAGTACTTGTTTCCTTCTTCTAGCAGATTGAATACGCCATTTATGTTGTTCTTTTTTCTGGTAATAATCTTTTTAATGCGATCTAAAATTGAACAAAGGAAATATTACAGTTCTTTCTGGGTAGAATCATTACCCATAATTTGGTGGCTATTTCTTTTAGGATTTCTCAATTTTTAA